The following is a genomic window from Neoarius graeffei isolate fNeoGra1 chromosome 16, fNeoGra1.pri, whole genome shotgun sequence.
cggcactgcatcacatacaggcatgcttctgtattggaaatcacaaaatgggctcaggaatatttccagagaacactatctgtgaacacaattcaccgtgccatccgccgttgccagctaaaactctatagttcaaagaagaagccgtatctaaacatgatccagaagcgcagacgtcttctctgggccaaggctcatttaaaatggactgtggcaaagtggaaaactgttctgtggtcagacgaatcaaaatttgaagttctttatggaaatcagggacgccgtgtcattcggactgaagaggagaaggacgacccgagttgttatcagcgctcagttcagaagcctgcatctctgatggtatggggttgcattagtgcgtgtggcatgggcagcttacacatctggaaagacaccatcaatgctgaaaggtatatccaggttctagagcaacatatgctcccatccagacgacgtctctttcagggaagaccttgcattttccaacatgacaatgccaaaccacatactgcatcaattacagcatcatggctgcgtagaagaagggtccgggtactgaactggccagcctgcagtccagatctttcacccatagaaaacagttggcgcatcataaaacggaagatacgacaaaaaagacctaaggcagttgagcaactagaatcctacattagacaagaatgggttaacattcctatccctaaacttgagcaacttgtctcctcagtccccagacgtttacagactgttgtaaagagaaaaggggatgtctcacagtgggaaacatggccttgtcccaacttttttgagatgtgttgttgtcatgaaatttaaaatcacctaatttttctctttaaatgatacattttctcaacatttgatatgtcatctatgttctattctgaataaaatatggaattttgaaacttccacatcattgcattccgtttttatttacaatttgtactttgtcccaacttttttggaatcggggttgtatatatatatatatatatatatatgtgtgtgtgtgtgtggttatcctCACCATTTTACCATCTCGCTCTGTTTCAGGTTAAAGAAGTCGCCTCTTAGTTATAGTGAGACGGTAGCTGTTGCCATGGAGACAAGCTCCTCCCACTGCCTAAGGAAAGGTGCCAATTTTGGCAGGTAAGGCATCCCATCATGCCTTTCACTGTTGTAGCTAATATATTCTGACATAGCTAAAGTTATTTTGCCAAAGCTGTTTAATTTATTTCATCCAAGGCATCCATCATGGTTTTCTTTCCTCCCAGACTTTTTGTGAACAACTTCCTGGTTTTGACCCAGCTGGGCTTCTGCAGCGTGTACTTTGTCTTCCTGGCGGAGAACATcaaacaggtacacacacacttcCAAACTGAGCCATCACATCGTTAATGCTCATGTAATCAGAATAAAACCTTCCCAGATATCAGAACGCGGTGTCTTGAGTCTTGTCCGATCAGATTAAAAGCACCATCAAACAGGACAAGTCCATCATCCAGTCAAAACCCTGTCTCTCGTTTAATTTAAACGTAAGTACAGTTGTCCAATTAGTTTCTACTTTTAAACGTCAGTAAACAGGTACACGCTCTCGGCCAATTAGAAAAGACTCCTCATTAAACAGGCCCATGATTTCATCCAGTTCAATTAAAAACCCAATCCAACAGGTGCAAGCTATCATCCAATCAGAATCCAGTATTAGGGATTAAGTGCAATTTGTCGAATGTGTTCATCTGCACttctgatttgtgtgtgtgtaggtgataGAGGGTCACTACGTtaactcctcctcatcatcagaaGCAGTGTTAGCAGTTTACTCCAACAGCTCAGATGTGGTTGGAGGCCCTGTTGTTTCCACAGCAACAGGGCTGGACCAGAGAGTGTACATGCTCCTCCTCCTACCCTTCCtcatcctgctcaccttcatcagGGAGCTGAGCAACATGGCACCTCTGTGTGCTGCAGCCAACGTCGCCATGGCCGCCAGCCTCGCGCTCCTCTACACCTACGTTCTCGCTGTGAGTGTGTGTTCGAGGTTTGTGAAAGAGTGTGTGCACGCGCGAgagcgtgtgtgctcattgtaggGTGTGGTGTTGTTTTTGAAAGTACAGGATATAAAGAAAAATAAGTATAataaatgttgtgtgtgtgtaggatgtcGGTGACCCCAGGCAGCTCCCATACGTCTCCACATGGAATAAGTTCCCCTTCTTTTTCGGAACTGCCATCTTTGCCTTTGAAGGGATTGGagtggtaagtgtgtgtgtgtgagagagagagagagagagagagagagagagagaaaattgtTACCTGTCAGCTGAGTCTGTCACAGGCTTTCACTACAGGTCCCATCTTGCCTTTCTGCATTTTAGAGCTCCATAATGAGgccccttattttttttttttatctctctaTAATGCATATCCTGGAGCTCTACCACAAGGCCCATCATTTAGCTCATTATGAGGACCGTCACAGAGATGATCCATTACTTAGCTCAGTCTAAGACCCATCACAGGACTGCGCTGAAATTTGTGAGTCCCAATATTTAGCGTAATACAAGGCCTATTGTGAAGCTCCACAATGAGGCTCATCATTTTAGCTTAGCATGAGGCCTGTCATAGAGTGCTACCGATAGGCCAATCACTTCTCTCCATCATTTagttccatccgtccattatctgtaaccgcttatcctgtgtagggtcacgggctggatcctatcccagctgactatgggtgagaagcggggtacaccctggacaagtcgccaggtcatcgctgggctgacatgtagagacaaacaaccattcacacctacggtcaatttagagtcaccagttaacgtaacctgcatgtctttggactgtgggggaaaccggagcacccggaggaaacccacggggagaacatgcaaactccacacggaaaggccctcaccagctgctgggctcgaacccagaaccttcttgctgtgaggcgacagtgctaaccactacaccatcgtgccacccattTAGTTCCATATAAGGCCTATCATGGAGCTCCACCATGGGCCCCATCATTTAGTTCGATATAAGGCCTATCAGGGAGCTCTGTCACCAGGCCCATCATTTAGCTCAAGTATGATGACTGTCACAGAGCTCCACCATAAGGCCCATCATTTAGCTCAGTATAAGATCTTTTACAGAGCTGCATCATGAGACCTGCCTTTTAGTGCACTATGAAGCCTGTCATGGAGCTCCATCATGAGGCCCATCGTTTAGCTCAAATTTGTTGTAGAGTTACCCATGGCCTCGTGCCTGCAGCCGAAAATACTCAGTATTCGGCACTCTTGCTCATATGATATGGCTTAagtgaacgctgtgtgtgtgtgtgtgtgtgtgtgtgtgtgtaggttcttCCTGTAGAGAATCAGATGCGTGAGCCAAAGCGCTTCCCCTGCGCTCTTAATGTCTCCATGGGCATCGTTACTGTCCTCTACGTTACCTTGGCAACACTTGGCTATCTCCGCTTCGGTGACGACATCAAAGGAAGCATCACGCTCAACCTGCCACATGACACCTGGTAACCACAGTTACGAAAATGCATTAAAACTCAGAGGTCAAACTAGAAGACAACACTTTTACAGGGTCACTGATATTCAAAGGAATATTTTTGTGTGCTAATATATGCATGAACTCTTAGAAAAACAAGGTTCCTCAAAGGAACCCCCTCTCATAGGGAAGCCCTGCTGGAGGGTTGTTCATAAGAACCTTTAAGGGTTTCACTAGAGGAACAAACCGAAGCATCCTGAGTTTATATACCCTCTGTCCTTGACTCTGTGGGTGTGCGCGCGCGTTACACTAAGTTTAAATGTCTTCTACTGCAGGTCTAACCTTCTGGTGAAGGTGCTCTACTCGTTCGGCGTGTTTGTGACATTTGCCGTTCAGTTCTTTGTTGCTGCGGAGATCGTGGTACCCGCTGTGTGTGAGCGTGTATCAGAAAGATGGAGACGACACACTGACTTCTGTACACGAACATTCCTGACCTGCATTACCTGTGAGTacaacacacacaccctcacacactcggGTCTCACTGTACTTGCAGGGACCAAATGTTCAGAGTAATGTGACATTTCTTTTTTATGAAGACTTTCCATTGTCCTCATGTTTACTGTCGGTGATTAATGCTGTGCTACGCTTAAACCAGACCCAAACCTTAACCTCAGGAGGAAATATTTTGTCTCAAGAACTACATGAGGCCCGTTGTGGAGCTTCACCACGAGGCTCATTATTTAGCTCTGTTATGTGTTCTGTGGTGGGGTTCTACAATGAGACCTCTCAGTGGAACTCCAGGAATGAGGCCTGtcgcagagctacaccacaaggcCCATCATGTTGTTCAGAATTAGGCTTTTGGCAGAACAGAGTTCCACCATTAGACCCATTATGCATTTCAGATTGAGGCCTATGACCGAGCTGCACCATGAGACCAGTCACGGAATTCCATCATGAGACCCATTATAGAATTTAGAATTCTCAAGCAGCGCTCAACCATGAGGCATAGTATATAATTCAGAATGAGGCCTATGACAGAGCTCCTCGATGAGACTCATTCCAGAATGAAGGCTTCATCACGAGGCCTGATATTTAGCCTTAATCTTATGGTGTGTTATGGAGCTTTACTGTACGAACGTTGTTTAGCCGATTATCAGAAGCCCTGTTATTTATCTCTGAGCGAGATCTTTCACACAGCTCCACTAAATCAGAATGATATCTAGGACAGAGCTCTACTATGAGCCCCATTATATAATTCGGAATGAAGCCTGTTACAGAACTGTAACATTATTTTAGAatcagtttgttttttttcacagaGCCTCACCGTGAGCCATGTTGCAGAATTCCACCATGAGGCCCATTATAGAATACAGAATGAGCTCTAATGTAGAGCTCAACCATGAGGCATATTATGAAATTCAGAATGAGATCTGTGAGAGAGCTTTACCCTGAGGCCCAGTGAACAGTTTTAGAATGAGGTCCATCGTAGAGGTCTGTTATGTCAGAATGAGGCCTGGTGCAGAGCTCTGCCTGGAGGCCTTGGATCTACAGTAGGTCAGGGTGAGGTCTAACGCTGAGCTCCACCCTACACCTTGTGGTAAGACCTGTTGTGGAACTCCACTGTCAGAACCATCGTTTAGCTCAATGGTTGGGACTCTTATTTATTTCTGGATGAAGTCTATGAGCCTCTCTACCTTGAGGCCCATATAACCTGTTTCAGAATGAGTTCTGTTTCAGAGCTCCACCATAAGACCCATCATCTAGTTTAGTATTAGAACTATAGCATAACTCCATGTAGGTCATCATATCATATAGTGAATGATCTCTAATACAGAGCTCTACTATGAGGctcattatttagccttgtggtGTCATTTAGTTCAGAATGAGATCTTTGACGGAGCTCCANNNNNNNNNNNNNCTCCAGCATGAGGCCAATCATTGATTATAATCATTTATTATTTATACCCCTGCtctgagagggggggggggggggggggatactgatttacctctgtccatccgtatttccgtccgtctgaaacacccttaGCAACCACAAATTAtagctacttggtaccaaacttcagcttggggttctataccatgtttaccattttcaggtctgtcacagatcaacttcctgtttaccaactgaatgtatttatgaaacatacactaccgttcaaaagtttggggtcactttgaaatgtccttatttttgaaagaaaagcactgttctttcaatgaagatcactttaaactaatcagaaatacactctatacgtagttttcactgacgtcacggcattcctggGAAAGCcctccagacgccatcttgtgggtcaaacaaaacggaccgtCGCCACTaccagctacgttatctcggacgaatttatgaagttatatagtcagttttctaaaataaagatcaatgtcggcaaaatcaagcaaacagaagtatatagatacattagacgacatctcacgacaacggtatgcagccaaactggccttgattgggggaattgacccctacgaagtggacaaagatgcattttcaagtgactatgcagggctgccaaagcctgaaacttccaaagcctgaaacttccaaagcctgaaactgacttcatcaaactttaaaggctgtctgatatatacaactttatatattctagcattaaatagactgttgaatgttatgcaaccataataagttgattaaacacaaatcaaatcatacacagggatgcaaacagcgtgccttttggcggatgccgcctttttcacggctgaatcgcgcagatccgatttttttttttaggggggggcgttggagtgtctgattataatttcaaagtaaattctgtattaaaattactaaataaacaaatctgttacagtccatgaaacataggaagtataaggatgtgcgcagctttccgatttactgtttttttttctcatccttatacttcctatgttttatggactgtaacggatttgcttatttagtaattttaatacagaatttactttgaaattataatcagacactccaacgccccccccccaaaaaaaaaaaatcggatctgcgcgattcagccgtgaaaaaggtggcatccgccaaaaggcgcactgtttgcatccctgcatacagaatagacctaaaatgtttttcaaaaatgacccttgcgtgagtgaagtgacaagtgtcaaatagaaacgtgacaaacgagtgatattaagtgtacattacagtgtaaatgtacactcagcggttccagttaggcattctccagagattgttcacatgatgttttggtttccaaaaacaaacttaaacacaattgactgtttatttaaacaacttaccacttataaaatgatcggagcagactttgctgtgtttagaaggctgataatccttgcggttgattctcgcaagccatagatttctcctttgtatgctgagtttctttgtttgctcgccttcgtgctcccgtacagtgggaattccataaaagctacgcttgacgtcatcatctgacctattacgacagccgtgaatacaacaggtgtgcaccattgctagctttaaatagcctgcttgggttcttttgaagactttgtactcgcgcgttacaatgtgtgctcagtcacccgtacggtaagcttgacccgcaagatggccaccactagggaatccccgactctgtgacgtcatgtgcaaactatgtatacattgctaatgtggtaaatgaccattctagctgcaaatgtctggtttttggtgcaatatctccataggtgtatagaggcccatttccagcaactctcactccagtgttctaatggtacaatgtgtttgctcattgcctcagaaggctaatggatgattagaaaacccttgtacaatcatgttagcacagctgaaaacagttgagctctttagagaagctataaaactgaccttcctttgagcagattgagtttctggagcatcacatttgtggggtcgattaaatgctcaaaatggccagaaaaatgtcttgactatattttctattcatttcacaacttatggtggtaaataaaagtgtgacttttcatggaaaacactaaattgtctgggtgaccccgaacttttgaacggtagtgtatagcgtggatttacaaaattttcataacacttttctcagcaactacaaatcatatagatgaaagtcttccggatttacccggaaatccggatatttgacaaaactcttgaaaatctccggttttctgaatggagaaatttatttttcgcgtTCCGTTTAATAGAAATTCGGTTTTGCTTGTTTACGTTCGGCGACAGGGCGCCGGTATTTTTGTAGTCTCGCAATGCTTGCTGGTGTGTACGAGACCTTATATGCTTTATATACATACCTCATGTCATGTGAACGAGATTTCACTGCGATATCGTGCTTTAGAAAACGCGGTCTTTCTTTTGTGTAACTATTTAATATCAGTTGAATTATTATTTTCTAAAcatgtctcattcatctcatctcattatctctagccgctttatccttctacagggtcgcaggcaagctggagcctatcccagctgactacgggcgaaaggcggggtacaccctggacaagtcgccaggtcatcacagggctgacacatagacacagacaaccattcacactcacattcacacctacgctcaatttagagtcaccagttaacctaacctgcatgtctttggactgtgggggaaaccggagcacccggaggaaacccacgcggacacggggagaacatgcaaactccgcacagaaaggccctcgccggccacggggctcgaacccaggaccttcttgctgtgaggcgacagcgctaaccactacaccactgtgccgccctttctAAACATGTATGCAGTATTGCACATAAGATGGGACAGCATCACTTTTATACAAGTTTTGACATCCAATAGTGAAAATTCTGAATTTCGaacaatgcactcctgaaaattactcattaactaggggaattaaatttgatatttttgacatgttaatcattaatgtacaggaaaaaaaaggcttaagttttaacttgttttagtgaaaataagtactaaaatgcactagaatgcagggttttgcgtgttatcttATCAGAAATTTTTCGGGGGATGTTAAAGCCccccccaatcttagtttgactttcaaaagttcaggatttttttctttgctccactttcatctctaaaatcacaactgcttgatatttggtaccgagcttcagcttggggttctataccatgtatactgttttcaggtctgtcgcacatcgacttcctgtttaccgaccgaatgtatttacgaaacatatacactaccgttcaaaagtttggggtcactttgaaatgtccttatttttgaaagaaaagcactgttcttttcaatgcagatcactttaaactaatcagaaatccactctatacattgctaatgtggtaaatgactattctagctgcaaatgtctggtttttggtgcaatatctccataggtgtatagaggcccatttccagcaactctcactccagtgttctaatggtacaatgtgtttgctcattgcctcagaaggctaatggatgattagaaaacccttgtacaatcatgttagcacagctgaaaacagttgagctctttagagaagctataaaactgaccttcctttgagcagattgagtttctggagcatcacatttgtggggtcgattaaatgctcaaaatggccagaaaaatgtctcgactagattttctattcattttacaacttatggtgggaaataaaagtgtgacttttcatggaaaacacaaaattgtctgggtgaccccaaacttttgaacggtaatgtatAGAATGGATTTtggcgctatttcaagaagcaaaatgctatttcaaaatgacagtttaccaggggcggcacggtggtgtagtggttagcgctgtcgcctcacagcaagaaggtcctgggttcgagccccggggccggcgagggcctttctgtgcggagtttgcatgttctccccgtgtccgcgtgggtttcctccgggtgctccggtttcccccacagtccaaagacatgcaggttaggttaactggtgactctaaattgagcgtaggtgtgaatgtgagtgtgaatggttgtctgtgtctatgtgtcagccctgtgatgacctggtgacttgtccagggtgtaccccgcctttcgcccgtagtcagctgggataggctccagcttgcctgcgaccctgtagaaggataaagcggctagcgataatgagatgagaatgagacagtttaccaggatgctatttgaaacccctggggagagacactgctgtttagtttcagggttaattatttgttgaagtcaacattcataataagcgtcctattccttcgattgcttgcattctgatataagtgagagtggggggatacggaagtgagcagtagctcacagttgatcctgTCATTA
Proteins encoded in this region:
- the slc36a4 gene encoding neutral amino acid uniporter 4 isoform X1, which produces MEEQLADMEMTPLMEEEEGGENSEEESASEQPPHGITFMQTLLHLLKGNIGTGLLGLPLALRNAGILLGPVCLVLMGVVCVHCMHILVNCSHQLSERLKKSPLSYSETVAVAMETSSSHCLRKGANFGRLFVNNFLVLTQLGFCSVYFVFLAENIKQVIEGHYVNSSSSSEAVLAVYSNSSDVVGGPVVSTATGLDQRVYMLLLLPFLILLTFIRELSNMAPLCAAANVAMAASLALLYTYVLADVGDPRQLPYVSTWNKFPFFFGTAIFAFEGIGVVLPVENQMREPKRFPCALNVSMGIVTVLYVTLATLGYLRFGDDIKGSITLNLPHDTWSNLLVKVLYSFGVFVTFAVQFFVAAEIVVPAVCERVSERWRRHTDFCTRTFLTCITCALAVLVPRLDLVISLVGAVSSSALALIFPPLVELITCSTRPSAFLFLKDLSITLIGFLGFLTGTYVTVQEIFYPSP
- the slc36a4 gene encoding neutral amino acid uniporter 4 isoform X2; this translates as MEEQLDMEMTPLMEEEEGGENSEEESASEQPPHGITFMQTLLHLLKGNIGTGLLGLPLALRNAGILLGPVCLVLMGVVCVHCMHILVNCSHQLSERLKKSPLSYSETVAVAMETSSSHCLRKGANFGRLFVNNFLVLTQLGFCSVYFVFLAENIKQVIEGHYVNSSSSSEAVLAVYSNSSDVVGGPVVSTATGLDQRVYMLLLLPFLILLTFIRELSNMAPLCAAANVAMAASLALLYTYVLADVGDPRQLPYVSTWNKFPFFFGTAIFAFEGIGVVLPVENQMREPKRFPCALNVSMGIVTVLYVTLATLGYLRFGDDIKGSITLNLPHDTWSNLLVKVLYSFGVFVTFAVQFFVAAEIVVPAVCERVSERWRRHTDFCTRTFLTCITCALAVLVPRLDLVISLVGAVSSSALALIFPPLVELITCSTRPSAFLFLKDLSITLIGFLGFLTGTYVTVQEIFYPSP